The following DNA comes from Labrus mixtus chromosome 8, fLabMix1.1, whole genome shotgun sequence.
TATTGTTGATTGTTGGTTGATGTTGGCCTAAATATATCCACATACGTTTTTATGCCAAGAGGGAGGTCTCCACACTGTCTCTCACACTTTAGAAGCTGGAATTGTCTGATGGTTACCTTTTCTTGAAAATGACATTAGAAATGATTCACTTGTGGCAGAAAGCTCTCCTGCTGCTGAATTTAATGTTAGGTATGACTCATGCATCATTTCTGTTGCCCTTCAGGTCTCAAGGGAGGAAATGGGCCCACTGCTGATGGACAAGGCAGCACCTTCACCTACACGTTCCACGGGGACCCTCATGCCACCTTCGCCACTTTCTTCGGGGGTTCAAACCCCTTCGAGATGTTCTTTGGGCGTAAAGCAAACGGCCGAGACGACGAGGACATGGACGTGGACGGAAACGACCCCTTTGGCTCCTTCACCAACTTCAACCTGAACGGATTCCCTCGGGACGGGCACATCGGCCCCGGGGGGCCTCAGCGCCGGAAGCAGGACCCGGCCATCATCCATGAACTGAGGGTCACCCTGGAGGAGGTCTTCCACGGTTGCACCAAGAGGATGAAAATCTCTCGCAAAAGGCTAAATCCAGACGGCAGGACCATGCGCACAGAGGATAAGATTCTCACAATTGAGATCAAGCGGGGTTGGAAGGAGGGAACCAAGATCACATTTCCACGGGAAGGAGATGAGTCACCAAGTACGATTCCTGCTGACATTGTTTTCGTCATCAAGGATAAGCCCCATCCACACTTTAGGCGAGAGGGCTCGAACATTGTCTATCCTGTGCGTGTGAGCTTGCGACAGGTGAGGCATTTTCTATTTTGACTCACGCTTTGAGTGTTTCAGTATTAATAGAGTCTGATGGATGTATTAGTCACACACAGGGCAGAGCCAGTACAA
Coding sequences within:
- the dnajb4 gene encoding dnaJ homolog subfamily B member 4, whose amino-acid sequence is MGKDYYKTLGISKGATEEDVKKAYRKQALKWHPDKNKSAAAEEKFKEIAEAYEVLSDPKKREVYDQYGEEGLKGGNGPTADGQGSTFTYTFHGDPHATFATFFGGSNPFEMFFGRKANGRDDEDMDVDGNDPFGSFTNFNLNGFPRDGHIGPGGPQRRKQDPAIIHELRVTLEEVFHGCTKRMKISRKRLNPDGRTMRTEDKILTIEIKRGWKEGTKITFPREGDESPSTIPADIVFVIKDKPHPHFRREGSNIVYPVRVSLRQSLCGCSVTVSTIDGKTCNMKITDVVKPGMRKTVSGQGLPLPKNPEQRGDLVVEFDVNFPDTLPGNAKDVLKRHLPT